In the Streptomyces sp. cg36 genome, one interval contains:
- the pcrA gene encoding DNA helicase PcrA produces MSSLFDDSFLADLQPSEEEHPPPPEDGPVREEVPDDLFQGRFDAPPSHDAYYRDGAPRPVVDPATLLEGLNENQRAAVVHAGSPLLIVAGAGSGKTRVLTHRIAHLLATRGVHPGQILAITFTNKAAGEMKERVEQLVGPRAHAMWVMTFHSACVRILRRESKKLGFTSSFSIYDAADSKRLMALVCRDLDFDPKRYPPKSFSAKISNLKNELIDEETFAGQAADGFEKTLAQAYAMYQARLREANALDFDDIIMTTVHLLQAFPDVAEHYRRRFRHVMVDEYQDTNHAQYTLVRELVGPAGQDEAPGELCVVGDADQSIYAFRGATIRNILQFEEDYPDAKTIMLEQNYRSTQTILSAANAVIERNESRRPKNLWTDAGEGARITGYVADTEHDEAQFVADEIDRLTDAGDAKAGDVAIFYRTNAQSRVFEEIFIRVGLPYKVVGGVRFYERKEVRDVLAYLRVLANPEDAVPLRRILNVPKRGIGDRAEAMIDALSLREKITFPQALRRVDEAYGMAARSANAVKRFNQLMDDLRTVVDSGAGPAVVLEAILEQTGYLAELQASTDPQDETRIENLQELAAVALEFEQARGEAEDGDGAAAPTPTLAEFLEQVALVADSDQIPDEDEEGAGVITLMTLHTAKGLEFPVVFLTGLEDGVFPHMRALGQVKELEEERRLAYVGITRARERLYLTRSSMRSAWGQPSYNPPSRFLEEIPVQHLEWKRTGPMAAPAGPVSGKGLGGGLSSSRARSGPSGFATRRTGDKPVIALSVGDRVTHDQFGLGTVMSVTGSGSDAQATIDFGDERPKKLLLRYAPVEKL; encoded by the coding sequence ATGAGCAGCCTCTTTGACGACAGCTTCCTGGCGGACCTCCAGCCCTCGGAGGAGGAGCACCCGCCGCCGCCCGAGGACGGCCCGGTCCGCGAGGAGGTGCCGGACGACCTCTTCCAGGGCCGTTTCGACGCGCCCCCGAGCCACGACGCGTACTACCGGGACGGCGCCCCGCGCCCGGTGGTCGACCCGGCGACCCTCCTGGAGGGGCTGAACGAGAACCAGCGGGCGGCCGTGGTCCACGCGGGCTCCCCGCTGCTCATCGTGGCCGGCGCGGGCTCCGGCAAGACCCGGGTGCTCACCCACCGCATCGCCCATCTGCTGGCCACCCGCGGCGTCCACCCCGGCCAGATCCTCGCGATCACCTTCACCAACAAGGCCGCGGGCGAGATGAAGGAGCGCGTCGAGCAGCTGGTCGGCCCGCGCGCGCACGCGATGTGGGTGATGACCTTCCACAGCGCCTGTGTCCGGATCCTGCGCCGCGAGTCCAAGAAGCTCGGCTTCACCTCGTCGTTCTCGATCTACGACGCGGCCGACTCCAAGCGGCTGATGGCCCTGGTCTGCCGCGACCTCGACTTCGACCCCAAGCGCTATCCGCCGAAGTCCTTCAGCGCCAAGATCTCCAACCTGAAGAACGAGCTGATAGACGAGGAGACCTTCGCCGGCCAGGCCGCCGACGGCTTCGAGAAGACCCTGGCCCAGGCGTACGCGATGTACCAGGCGCGGCTGCGCGAGGCCAACGCGCTGGACTTCGACGACATCATCATGACGACGGTCCACCTGCTCCAGGCGTTCCCGGACGTCGCCGAGCACTACCGCCGCCGCTTCCGCCATGTGATGGTCGACGAGTACCAGGACACCAACCACGCGCAGTACACGCTGGTGCGCGAGCTGGTGGGCCCGGCCGGGCAGGACGAGGCGCCGGGCGAGCTGTGCGTGGTCGGTGACGCCGACCAGTCGATCTACGCCTTCCGGGGCGCGACCATCCGCAACATCCTCCAGTTCGAGGAGGACTATCCGGACGCGAAGACGATCATGCTGGAGCAGAACTACCGCTCCACGCAGACGATCCTCTCCGCCGCCAACGCGGTGATCGAGCGCAACGAGAGCCGCCGCCCCAAGAACCTGTGGACGGACGCGGGCGAGGGCGCGCGCATCACCGGCTACGTCGCGGACACCGAGCACGACGAGGCGCAGTTCGTCGCCGACGAGATCGACCGGCTCACGGACGCGGGCGACGCCAAGGCCGGCGACGTGGCGATCTTCTACCGCACCAACGCCCAGTCCCGTGTCTTCGAGGAGATCTTCATCCGGGTCGGCCTGCCGTACAAGGTCGTCGGCGGGGTGCGCTTCTACGAGCGCAAGGAGGTCCGGGACGTCCTGGCCTATCTGCGCGTCCTGGCCAACCCGGAGGACGCGGTGCCGCTGCGCCGCATCCTCAACGTGCCCAAGCGAGGCATCGGCGACCGCGCCGAGGCGATGATCGACGCGCTCTCGCTGCGCGAGAAGATCACCTTCCCGCAGGCGCTGCGCCGCGTCGACGAGGCGTACGGCATGGCGGCCCGCTCGGCCAACGCGGTCAAGCGCTTCAACCAGCTCATGGACGACCTGCGCACCGTCGTCGACTCGGGCGCGGGCCCCGCCGTGGTCCTGGAGGCGATCCTCGAACAGACCGGCTACCTGGCCGAGTTGCAGGCGTCCACCGACCCCCAGGACGAGACCCGCATCGAGAACCTCCAGGAACTCGCCGCCGTGGCCCTGGAGTTCGAGCAGGCCCGGGGCGAGGCCGAGGACGGCGACGGGGCAGCCGCTCCCACGCCGACGCTCGCCGAGTTCCTGGAGCAGGTGGCCCTCGTCGCCGACTCGGACCAGATCCCCGACGAGGACGAGGAGGGCGCCGGCGTCATCACGCTGATGACCCTGCACACCGCCAAGGGCCTGGAGTTCCCGGTGGTGTTCCTGACCGGTCTGGAGGACGGCGTCTTCCCGCACATGCGCGCGCTCGGCCAGGTCAAGGAGCTGGAGGAGGAGCGCCGCCTGGCGTACGTGGGCATCACCCGCGCCCGCGAGCGGCTGTATCTGACGCGCTCCTCCATGCGCAGCGCCTGGGGCCAGCCCTCCTACAACCCGCCGTCCCGCTTCCTGGAGGAGATCCCGGTCCAGCACCTGGAGTGGAAGCGGACGGGCCCGATGGCGGCTCCGGCCGGTCCGGTCTCGGGCAAGGGCCTGGGCGGCGGGCTGTCCTCCTCGCGGGCGCGCTCGGGCCCCTCGGGCTTCGCCACCCGGCGCACCGGCGACAAGCCGGTGATCGCGCTGTCGGTGGGCGACCGCGTCACCCACGACCAGTTCGGCCTGGGCACGGTGATGTCGGTGACCGGCTCGGGTTCGGACGCCCAGGCGACGATCGACTTCGGCGACGAACGCCCCAAGAAGCTCCTCCTGCGGTACGCGCCGGTGGAGAAGCTCTAG
- a CDS encoding NlpC/P60 family protein, whose translation MPSHRKPRTRIRTTAPAVGITTAALASMGLLAQSADAAPGRPGPTVEDVQRKVDDLYRQAGGATERYNRAKESTERERTRADGLLDEVARGTARLNDTRRTLGNYAAEQYRTGGMASTVTLLTADDPQTFFDRDHLMKRLTGREERALRDFETERAANAARRAEATRSLARLTASQEALRTGKRDVQAKLAAARSLLDRLTAREKARLAELERKKEAEARRRAEELAARQAAAKKAAARAAADAAARTGSGTGGSGTGGSGTGGSGTGSSTTPPAPAPTGTAEASKALAFARAQLGKPYVWGATGPSSYDCSGLTQAAWRAAGVDLPRTTWDQAKTGTPVATADLRPGDLVFFYDDISHVGVYVGDGMMIHAPKPGAYVREESIYSMPIHGSVRPG comes from the coding sequence TTGCCCTCCCACCGCAAGCCGCGCACCCGCATCCGTACGACCGCGCCCGCCGTGGGCATCACCACGGCCGCGCTCGCCTCGATGGGCCTGCTGGCCCAGAGCGCGGACGCCGCGCCCGGACGGCCCGGCCCGACCGTCGAGGACGTCCAGCGCAAGGTCGACGACCTGTACCGGCAGGCGGGCGGCGCCACCGAGCGGTACAACCGGGCCAAGGAGTCCACCGAGCGCGAGCGCACCCGGGCCGACGGCCTGCTGGACGAGGTCGCCCGGGGGACGGCCCGGCTCAACGACACCCGCCGGACGCTCGGGAACTACGCGGCCGAGCAGTACCGCACCGGCGGCATGGCCTCCACCGTGACGCTGCTGACGGCGGACGACCCGCAGACGTTCTTCGACCGCGACCACCTGATGAAGCGGCTGACCGGCCGCGAGGAGCGGGCGCTGCGGGACTTCGAGACCGAGCGCGCGGCCAACGCCGCCAGGCGCGCCGAGGCGACCCGGAGCCTCGCCCGGCTGACCGCCTCGCAGGAGGCGCTGCGCACCGGCAAGCGGGACGTCCAGGCGAAGCTGGCCGCCGCGCGGTCGCTGCTCGACCGGCTGACCGCGCGGGAGAAGGCGCGGCTGGCGGAGCTGGAGCGGAAGAAGGAGGCCGAGGCCCGGCGCAGGGCCGAGGAGCTGGCGGCGCGGCAGGCGGCGGCGAAGAAGGCCGCGGCGCGGGCGGCGGCCGACGCGGCGGCGCGGACCGGATCCGGTACGGGTGGATCCGGTACGGGTGGATCCGGTACGGGTGGATCCGGTACGGGCTCGTCGACCACCCCGCCCGCCCCCGCCCCCACCGGCACGGCCGAGGCGTCGAAGGCCCTGGCGTTCGCGCGGGCCCAGCTCGGCAAGCCGTACGTGTGGGGCGCGACCGGGCCGTCCTCGTACGACTGCTCCGGCCTCACCCAGGCCGCCTGGAGGGCCGCCGGGGTGGATCTGCCGCGGACCACCTGGGACCAGGCCAAGACCGGCACCCCGGTCGCCACGGCCGATCTGCGCCCCGGTGACCTGGTGTTCTTCTACGACGACATCAGCCATGTCGGGGTGTACGTCGGCGACGGCATGATGATCCACGCGCCGAAGCCGGGCGCGTACGTGCGCGAGGAGTCGATCTACTCCATGCCGATCCACGGGAGCGTGCGGCCGGGCTGA